CAGGCCGCGGGTGATCGTGCCGGAGCCGCCCATGCCGGCCGCGGCGGGGATTGTCATGATGCCCGGATTGCCGACCACCTGCCCGGTCACGCGAAGACCGCCCCCGAGCAGCCTGATTTCGCCGGTGAAGCTGTTGGCCGTCGAGCTCAAGGTCAGCATGCCGCCGCCGGTCTTCGTGAAACCGCCCGCGCCGCTGAGCATGGCGTCGATCGTGATGTCGTGCGCCACGCCGAATTCGTCGGCGGCGCGGATGACGGCATTGTTTGTATTTGCGGCGGGCAACTGCATGATAAGCGCCCCCGACCCCGACAGGGTCCAGGACTCGTCGGCCCCGAGGGTGCCGCTCGTAAAGGTGACGAGCGCCGTGTTTATGCCGGGCACGTTTTTCACTATGCCGCCGGCGCCGATATAAAGGGCCGCGCTGCCGCTCATGGCGAATTGGATTGATCCCGATGTCACAGTGGCCGATCCCGTCGTCGCGGCGGCAGGATCAAAACCAAAGTTGACTTTTGGGAACGTGGTGACGCCGCCGGCCAGCGTGAGATGGCTGACGGTGTTGTAGCTTCTTACCATCATCAGGCCATCCGTCCCCGTTGCGGTCAGGCGCCCGCCTGACACGTGCAATCTGCCGCCGCGACTGGTGGAGTTGCCGGTGCCGACGGCGAAAGTCCCCGTGACGAGGGTGTCGCCGCCCGAAACCGTCATGTTGCCCCACGAATTGCCACTGGCTATATAAACATTCTCCAGCGTTGACGTGCCCCCGGTTATGATGAAGCCGGCGTTGATATTGCCGCCGTTGGTATTGCCGGTGTTGCGCTGCACGTTGACGGTGTCCGCGAAGAACTCGCCGCCATTGACGCGGATTTCCACCGGGTTCGAGTCCTGGGTGCCTGTGCGAATTCCGGCCCCGAGAAATTTCGCGGTGCCGGAATTGACGATAAATTTGGCGGGGTTGTTTATGGTGCTTGGGGTCGAGCCATGGTTAAATTCCAAATAACCGCCATCGACGAGCAGCCGCGTGGTCTGGCCAAGTGTGAGGACCGTGCCTGTCAGGCTGCCACCGGGCGCGACGCTAATCACGTTGTTGGCATTGTTGTCGGTGTCGATGTTGACCGGCCCCCCGGCGTTCACCGGGCCGGCCAGCACAAGCGTGCCCAGGCCCCGCTTTGTGAGGCCGTTCGTGCCGATGGCCGGCAGGGCGAGCGTGGCGTTGGCCTCGGCGGGCAGGGTCACGGTTATGATGGAAGCACTGGCGGCCTCGAGCCCGAGCGTCCCCGCGCCTGTGATGAGCCAGCCGCCCGGATAATCGGTGTCGGTGTCGCCGAATGCCAGCGAGCCGACGGTGGCCGAAACGCCGAGGTTTACGGTGACGGTGCCGGACACATCGAGTGTGTCGAATTTTGCGGCGCCACCCGCACCGTCGGCAATGACGCCGCCCTGCCAGTTGGCCGAATCACCCCAGTTGCCGCCGGCCGGCTGCGTCCAAATGCCGTCGGCGGCGCGCGCGGAAAACGAAAAAAGCCCCAGCGGGAGCAAGATGGCCAGCCGGAAGGCTAATGGGAGGCGAGGAGTATAAATTGACCATAAAACGCAAATAATATCGAGTTACCGCTGGGAACTCCGCGCGGTGCTTTCGCAAGCGGCGCGGGCGGTCGATGTGCAGGAGTTTATCGTTGGCATACGCATGTGCATGATGAGTTGGGTTTAATTAAGGTGATAAATTAGGAGACAAAGGCTGCGGCACCAGGCCCAAGGCACGACGCGACGTTGGTTGCCGTGCCGGTGTTTGCCGTTTTTACGGACATCCGGCCCGTCAAAATCAATTGCAGTAGAAAACGGTTCGTCGTTATTCTCAATGGCTGGAAACACGCAAAAGCGCGCTGCGGAGCGCATGGAGGGTGGCTGCGCCGCCTGTTGAAGTTAATAAAACTGATTTTTGAATTAAAATGGTTTCCCTCCGCCCCCTCTGGGGAGATCCCCGGGCAACCACGGATTTCATTTCAGCCATTGAAAATTGCGAAAAACCAGCAACTTGGGTTGAGTAACATGGATGCACGAAGGTTTGCAGGGGGCCTTTGGGGAGATTGAACCCTGTGATATTAACAGAATGCCATCGGGTGTATGCATCCCTTGTTTAAGGTATTTTTTGCCCCTTGCCCCCGTCATCGGTCGATGAACTTTATTTTCCCCCATGTCGCCCGTGATATCATTTTTTCCCCCTCGCGCCGTTTCGCGGCTGTTAAGAACCTTCCGGCTTCCTTCATCCATCCGACGCGCGGGTCCGGTTTTCGCGATGCTGGCAATGACATCGCCGTTATATACAATTGGCGCGCCGGCCTGGAGCCGAAACGACTCCCTGCTCTTCACGGGGGAGTTCGTCATGTCAACATGGCATGGCGAGGGCGGCCTGCCGCACAATGTCATCAACGACGTGGTGCGCGATCCGCGCGGCTTTCTGTGGCTGGGCACGCAGGGCGGAGTGGCGCGCTTCGACGGACGATATTTTATTGATTATCCCATGCCGGACGAGTTCGCGCAGGGCCGCCACGAGATACGCGCGCTGGCCGTGGAGGACGAGCGCACCCTGGTGATGCTCACGGGGCACGGAAAGCTTGTGCGTTTGCGAGACGGCAAATTCGAACCGCACCCGGCCGACGCATTCCAAGGGAATTCATCGGCCGTGGATCTCGCGGTCGATGAAATGGGCGCCCTTTGGATAGGCACGATGGCCCCCGTTTCCCTCATGCGCTGGGACGGCCGGCGCATGGAAACGTTCGGGCCGGAATCGGGCATAGGGCGGCGCAGCTCGCGCTTTTGCATCGTGCCCGACGGCAAGGAGCGCACCTGGGTGGCGAGCGGCGAATTCCTGGGCTGGTATGACGCGGACGGCCTGCACCGCCACGAGCCGCTGCCCGACTACTCTGTCATGGCCGCCAAGGCGCGCGACGGCGGCCTGTGGATTGCAGGCCGCGACAGACTCGCGAAATTTGAGAACGGAAACTTGAGCATCGTGCTGGCAGGCCCGGACTGGCCGGCGGCGCGAGTCGGCATCCAGGACATCTACGAAACCTCCGACGGCGTGCTCTGGCTGGCAACCCGCCGTGATGGCGTGCTCCGGCTGATTGACGGCAAACTGGAACGCCTGCCCTTGCGGCACGACCGCGTCGAGTCAATCAACGAGGACACCGACGGCAATGTGTGGCTCGGCACGAATGGCGGCGGGCTCATCCGGCTGAAGCGAAAACACCACGTGCTTATAAACTCGGCGATGGGCATGCCCAAGGACGCCAGTTCCTCCGTCACCGAGGACGAGACGGGCGCGCTGTGGTTCGCCAACCAGTCGGGCGGCGTGGTGCGCATCAAAAACGGCCTGACGCTCGCGATTCCCACGGAATCTGGCGGCATCCCCTACGCGAGCAATATTTGCGCCGACCAGCGCGGCACCGTCTGGATCGGAGCGCTGGATGGACTCTACTCCGCGGTGGTGCAGGCGCACGACGATGCGCGGACGCTGCGGCGCCTCGAAATCAACATCGCCGGTGTGCAGACGCTTTTTTGCGCCCGCGACGGCGATGTCTGGACAAGCTGGAGAAACGGGCGCCTCGGACGGCTGCGCGACGGGAAATTGCGCGAATTCACGAACAAGGAAGGATGGCCCGGCAAGCGTATCGCCGGTGTCATCGGACGACAAGGCTCCTGCGGCCCGGAGATCTGGGTTGCCACGAATTACGGCCAGTTGCTCAAGCTCGCGAAAGACGGTGAAAGCTTCGAGGAGCAACCGCTCCCGCCCAGACTGAAAACCACCCATATTTACGCGTGTCATATGGATGCCGCCAATCGATTCTGGCTGGCCACCTCGGCCGGCCTGCTGCTTTGGGATGAACCAAAGCCGATGCTCTTCACCTGCGCGGACGGGTTCCCGGACGACATCCTTTACCAAGTCATCTCCGACGACCACAACCGCCTTTGGCTGAGCAGCCGGCGCGGCATCTTCTGCGTCGAAATCGACAAACTGCTCGCCGCAAAATCAGGGCCGGGCCGCCCGGTTTCCGTCACCCTTTTTGGCCGCGACGATAATCTCGAAGGGCTCTCCGGCATGATCGGCGGGCAGCCCATGACTTGGAAAGGCCGCGACGGGCGGGTGTGGTTCGCGACCTATCGCGGCGTGGCGGGCTTCGACGCCACGGGGTCATCCATCGAGACGGCCGGGGAGCCGCCGGTTTACATCGACAGCCTGTCCGCGAACGGCGTTGCTATTGCCATCCACTCCGACAACAGCCAGGAGCCCTTGCGCATCGGCCCCAATGCCATGCAGGTCGAGTTCTCGTTTGCCGCGCTGAACTTTTCATCGCCGGAACGCATGCACGTGCGCCGTGTGCTGGAGGGGTTCGACCTGGACTGGATCGACGCCACCGGGGAGCGCTCCTGCGTGTATTCCCGCCTGCCGCCCGGGAAATACGTTTTCCGCGTCGAGACCATGGGCGGCGGTGCACCGGGATCGCAAAGCTCGCTCGTGATCGAAGTCGCAGCCGCATGGTGGCAGACCGGCTGGTTTCGCGCCGGCATCGCCCTGGTCATTGTCTGCGCCGTGGCCTGGGTTGCGCGTCGCGTCTCGAACCGCATACTCCGGCAACGCCTGCGCCGTCTCGAACTCGAAAAGGCCCTCGACCGGGAACGCGCCCGGATCGCCCGCGACCTCCACGACGAACTCGGCAGCCGCATGAGCCAGGTGGGGTTTGTCGCGGACTCCGTCTGCCGCAAGGCCGGCGATCCGCGGCAAAAGGAGAAACTCTCGGAACTCGTCACCCAGTCGCGCGAGCTCGTCGAGGACCTTCATCGCATCGTGTGGACTGTAAACCCACAAAACGACTCGTGGCAGCGGCTCGCAGCCTACATATCACGCTACACCCAACGCCTCCTGCATGACACACCCATTACCTGCACCATTGATGGAGTGGACGCCATTCCCGATATCCCCGTGACCCCCGAAATCCGCCATCACTTTGTTGCCATCACAAAGGAAGCACTGAACAACACGCTCAAATACGCGCAGGCCGACCACATCAAAATCCAGATGAACGCCGACAATGGACACTTTAAAATGAGCATCAGCGACAACGGCCGCGGCTTCGATCCGGCGGCGTTGCGGAAAGACGACCACTACGGCCTGGAAAACATGCGCGAACGCATGGCCGAGGCTGGCGGCCGGATAGAAATCAAAAGCCAGCCGGGTGAAGGCGCCCAAATCATGCTCGACATATCCCTGCAATACCGACCGCCCCACCCCATCCCCGGCAACGGCGGTTGATTCTTATTCCCCCAAAAAAACAAACAAAAAATATCCCAATGCCCATCTCAGTTGCCATAGTCGAAGACAGCGCCGCATGGATCGAGGAGCTCGAACAGGTCATCGCCCGGGATTCCGGGCTTCAACTCACATGCACGTGCCGCCGCATGCGCAGTGCGCTCGAACGGATCCCTCCCCTCGCGCCCGACGTCGTGCTCATGGACATCAATCTGCCCGACGGCTCGGGCATCGAGGCCACCGCCCGGCTCAAGGACATGCTGCCGCGGATCGAGGTGCTCATCTTCACCGTTTACGAGGACACCGAGGAGATATTCAAGGCCCTCGAAGCCGGTGCGAGCGGCTACCTGTTGAAACGCTCCTCGGACGTCGATGTCCTGAATGCGATCCACAACCTCATGAAAGGCGAGGTGCCGATGACCGGTGAGATCGCGCGCAAAATCATACAATCGTTCCAGAAAAAACAGCCCATCCCGAGGGAATACATAATAAATGAAAACCTGACGCGGCGCGAAATGGACATCCTGCAAGCGCTGGCCCGCGGGCTCTCGATGAAGGAAATCGGCAGGGAATGCTCGATCAGTCCCGGCACGGTGAACTGCCACTTGAAAAACATCTACGCCAAACTCCACGTCCACTCGCGGATGGAGGCCGTGATGAAATTTCTCGGTGATCCCCATCCGCTCACGCGGGTCCAAATGTAATTTCCAAGGCCATTGAGAGAATACTCGTTTTCACGAGAGCTTCCAAAAATTCTTTTTGCCGCAAAGAGGCATTAGCCCGGAACGGATCCGAGGCGGGAAATCCCAACGGCAGCAAGGCACCGTGCACAAAGTGAGAATCCCATGAGTTCATCCGTTTTTCATTTGCTTGATTCGGATTACCGTCAGCGAGCGGGCGGGGGCCTCGCAGTCGAATAGTTCGCTGATTTTGATTTGCGTGGTCACGGGGAGAAGTGGCGTTGGATTCCCGGGTGTATTCTCGGCTTTCGGGTCGCCGGCCAAAACGGTTTTGACCGCCCCGGGGATGAAATTTTTTGCGCCGCCGAGCTTTATGCGGAGTCCCTTCACGGTGTCGCCGGGGTTGACCACCTTAAGGATGAGGTCGCCGGTTTTGCTGTCGCGCACCATGGAGAGCGCGACTTGGTCCGCCACGCCAGAGTTGCCCGCATGCGTATCGAGCCAGGTGTCGCCCGCGTTTGAGCCAAAGAGTTTTTGGACGTGGTAGTTGATTGTCGGATACACATGGGTGTTGGTGAAGTAGACGAGATTGGGCGTCCATTGCGTGCGGCCGATTTTCGCGCGAAGCGGAGCGTAGGAGGTGAGGCGGACGATGTCGCCGTTGCGCTCGAGTTGTGTCATGTAGGCGGCCTCGGCGAGCGCGGCGCGGAGTGTGCTTTTGCGGGCGATGTCGTGCGCGGCGTATTCGCCGACGTAGACTTTTGCGCCTGCGCGGTCGTAGCTGTCGTAGCGGTGGAGGTTGTCGAGAAACCACTTTGGCGATTTGTAGGGATGTGCGGTTTCATTCTTATTCCCGTGTTGTTTCGGGACGCATCAGGCGCAGGTCGTAGACGCCGCCGACGAGCGAGCCCGGCTCGGCGATGAAGCGAATCCTCAGCACGCCGTTCTCCGCCTTCGCGAGCAAGTCGGCGGGGATGACGTAGCGTTTATCGATGAACCGGTCGCGCGCGGAGCCGTTCAATGCCTCCTCCGAGAGAAATTTCCCGTTGGCGGTGATCTGGAACCGGCGGTTTTGGTCCCCGCCCCAATACGTCACCACCAGATCGACCGCTTTCTCGTCGCGCGTTTGGAGGGTGTATTCAAACCATTTTCCGTGGCGCCAGACGCGACCGCGGAGCACGCCGGTTTCCGTGTCCTCTCCGGCAAAGGCATGATCCACCTCGGGCTGCTGCTCGCCGATGGCGACGGAGTCAAGGGTGGCGGTTTCGCGGGCGAGCTTCACGCGTTCCTCCGCGGCGAGCTGTTGTTTTCGTCCGGCGAAGTCCTCCGGTGACGTGAGATGCCAATACATCTGGTAACGTGAATCATGCAGGCGGAAGAACGGCATAAGCGGCAGGCCCCCCGCCGATGCGGGCTCAACGATGTCCACGAGCCGGAAACGCAGCGGACCGGCGGCGGAGTCGGACTTCACATGGTCGGGCAACGCGTCCGGGGTCGTCAGCAGCGAAGGCATTTGATCGAGCGGGACAAGCCGCCCGTTCGGCTTGTGGTCGCCCCGCCCGGGACCGGCGCGCAGGCCATCGAGGTCATCCGTGCCAGTCGGGGCGGCGAGCAGGATCGGCCCGCGCAGGATCGCATGCCAGGGCGAACCGTCCGGCAAGGCTTCCGCCGTGGTTCGCATGGGAAGCTCCAGCTCCACGCGATCACCATCGCGCCATTCGCGGCGAATCGCCGCGTAGGACGACGGCTTTGATTTCACCTCGACCGGCCTGCCGTTGACCCGGACGGCGAATGCATCCTCGGCGACCCAGGCAGGGTGCCTCAGGTGGAGGGCGAAGGTCGCGGGGCGATCAAGTTTCAAAGACAGGCGTGTGCGCTCCTCGTCGGGGAAGGACGTTTCCTGTCGCAGCGTGAGGCCGGAGTCCGCGACGGTGAGTTCGGAGGCGATGAAGAGATTGACGTAGAGACCGTCGCCCGCCTGCGCGTAGATGAACTGGCCGTATTTGCCGGGGTTTTCCATGCCGGTGCCAACGCAGCACCAGAAGCCCTGCTCCGGCTGGGAATACACACGGTAGTGTCCGGGACGAAGCGGCGTGAAGTAAACATAGCCCGGATGATCCGGGTGGATCGAGGAAAGGATGTGGTTGAACAGGGCGCGCTCGTAGTAATCCGCGTAGGAGGCATCCGGCGAGGAGGAGAAGAGCTGCTCTGTCAGGCGCAGCATGTTGTAGGTGTTGCACGTCTCGGGACCCTCGCGACTTTCGATCACGGGCAGGAAGTTTTTCGGATCGTTGAAATGTTCTGCCACGCTGTTGCCGCCAAACGCGACGGAACGGGTGCGGACGACGGTTTCCCAAAAAAAGCGCGCGCCCGAACCGCCCTCCTTGTCCCCGGTCAGCGCCGCAATGCGTTCGAGGCCGATGACCTTGGGGATCTGGGTGTTCGCGTGTTTGCGGGTGAGTTCGTCCTTGTGCGCAATCAGCGGGTCGAGGACCGCGTGGTGATGGAAACGCCGCGCCGCGCGCAGGTATTTTTCATCGCCAGTCATCACATGGAGGTCGGCCAGCACCTCGTTCATGCCTCCGTGCTCGGCGCCCAGCATGTCCTGCATCTGCTGGTCGGAAAGGCCGGATGTGACGCGTTCGGCCCAGTCACCCAGCCGGATCAACAATTCGCGCGCCTTCCCGCTGCCGGTGCCCGCGCAAGCGTCGCGCAGCCCGGCAAAGGTCTTGTGGATGTTATACCACGGCACCCACTTGCCGTTGATTTCAAAGCGTTGCGCCTGGAATCGGCCGGCGGCCAGATCGGCCCAAAAGGCACGGCCGCCCGGGATGCCGCCGATATAGCCGTCGCCGTTTGCCTTCTGGCAGCGTTCAAGCTCGGCCAGCATGTAATCGAGGCGGCGCTGCAACTCGCGCCCGGGCGTGTCGGCACCCGAGGCGATCATGTTGGCCAGCGCGGCCAGATAGTGTCCGGCGGTGTGGCCGTCGAGCCCGATGTTCTCCCAATTCTCGTAAGACGGGGCGCGTGGCTCGAGTCCGGCTTCGCGCAGAAAGGGGGCAAGCAGCCGGTCGGGGTTGTGCGCCAGCAGGTAGGCGCGATTGGCCGCGATGGCTGCGGCAAACGGACTGCCTTCGAGCAAGCGCACGGAGGTCAATGGACAAAGCGTGACGGAGCGCGCCGGAGTCTTTGCGCCGGGCGGGGCGGCGACGGGGTTGGGCGGCCCGGGCGAGCCGCCCATGCCACTTGCCCCGCCAATCGGGGGCACCGTTTTCAAACCGTCCGCATCGGCGGTGCCTTTTGCTATTCGGATTGGCTTGATGGAACCATCCTCATTATAAGAAAGCGGCTCCACACAAACACGGCGCTCCCAATTGCTGGGGCCGGCGACATGGTGGAAAAGATACCACTGGCCTTTGAATTCCGTGATCGAGCCGTGGATGTTGAGCGAGCGATTGTCCAGTATTTCTCCCTTGTATTCCCACGGCCCCAATGGACTTTGGGCCGTGCTGTAGGCCATCACATTGGCCTGCCCTTCCCGGCCTTTCGGCCGGATCGGATAACTCGCATAATAAATGCCCTTTCGTTTGTGAACCCACGCGCCTTCGTAGAACTTTGGCATGTCCAGCATCTGAATCGGCCCGTCGCGGGTGATCATGTCCTCCTTGAGCTTTACCACGCCAAGTTGATAGGCGCCGCCAACGTAGAGATACGCCTGCCCGTCGTCGTCGATGAAGACATTCGGATCGATCATATAGCGGATGCCTGCTTCGTTTTTCTTGACCAATGGCTGCCCGAGCGCGTCCTTGAACGGGCCGGTGGGGGAATCCGACACCGCCACCCCGATCTGCCCGCCGGCGGGAAAATAGAAATAGTATTTGCCGTTTCGCTCGATGCAATCGGGGGCCCATGCCTCCGTATCCGCCCAGGCGATGTCTTTAAGGCTGGAAATAACGCCGTGATCGGTCCATTTCACCATGTCCTCGGTCGAAAAAACATGCCAGTCCACCATGCCCTTCCAGTTTCTGGCCCCGGCGGCGTCGTGCGAAGGATATATATAGAGTTTCCCATCAAAAACGCGGGCGGAGGGATCGGCGTGGAAATCCGGCAGAATCGGATGCCGGGCGGGGGCCGGCATTTGCCCGGTGGGCCGGCCGATCGCGGGCTGGACGGCAGGCGTGTCGATCGTCTTGCCGTCGGCGGCGGCCCCGGCAGCGGCAGGCAAAGGGTTGGGAGCCGGGGCGAACCGTTCCATCGGCGTCAATGCCACCGGTCCGAGCAGGCCCGAATCGCGCGGCGTCCATTTGGCGGCGCTGAAGTTTCCATCCGCCCCGCGATTCTTCGCGATGCGCGCCGGATAATTGATATTGTAGAATTTCTTCCAGCCCGAATCGCGCCGGTCGAGGTCGGCGATGCGGTTCACGGCGAGATTCGTCACCGCGATCTCGAGCGTGTTTTGCGCGGCGAGCAGGCCGTCCGGCAGCGTGAGTTGGAAAGGCGGCGAGAACAGCACCGCGAGTTCGCGGCCGTTGAGCGTCACGCGCGCGCTTTCCCCCACCCTGCCGAGATCAAGCCGCCACGCCGTGGCGCGAGCAGCCGGACGCGCAAATGCGATTCTATACACCGCAGTGCCGGAGAATGCCTGGCAATCCGGGCCTTCGAGTCTGGTCCACGATTTTAGCTCAGGCATTTTCCGCGCCGCAGGCAGCGTCGGTCCGCCGGATGTGAAACGCAGTTCCCATTCGCCCATGATTGGCTCCGGAGTGCCCGCCGTTTTCCAATACGGAAAATCGGGGCCTTCTATCGGCGTCGTGAATGACTTCACGATCACTGATTCGGCGGGTGCGAGCCGCAGAAAAATTTCCGGACGGCCGCCGGTCCCCGTGCGCAACGCCGCGCGCCCGCGCTCAGCGCGCAAGGCATCGAACAACGCTGCGGCGCGCGTGCCGGCTTGCAGCGGCACCCAGCCTTCGAACGAGTTTTCGCCTCGGTTGAGCAGGAAATAGGT
This genomic stretch from Termitidicoccus mucosus harbors:
- a CDS encoding beta-L-arabinofuranosidase domain-containing protein, whose amino-acid sequence is MSHPARTTHAQDAQYPRPDKAGILNHALRASCVALLLGALAMPSPAASDLDWPEITSQTKPWTRWWWLGSIGTKEDFSSEMEKYAKAGLGGLEITPIYGVRGQEDRFRQYLSPQWMDLLDHVLDEAQRLDLGIDMATGNGWPFGGPWVDARDAARHIVTKTYTVKSGLRLAEKITATDQPLVRVAGRRRADISELKDPVASNTNLQDLALDQARFPRKLQLQALVAYSASGDQKINLTDKVDADGRLDWTAPEGDWTLCAVFMGWHGKQVERAGPGGEGDVIDHFSSASLANYLKRFDEAYANHRANRLRAYFNDSYEVDDASGEANWTPRFFDEFKRRRGYDLRDELPAFLGNDTEEKNSRVISDHRETISDLLLDEFTVPWAKWAATHNAVIRNQAHGSPANIIDLYAASGIPETEGTNIVGMKLASSAAHVTGKPLTGAETATWLDEHWVSTLDDIKRRVDLMFLGGVNFNCYHGTAFSPPDESWPGHQFYASVELNPANPIWADSAALNGYVARVQSFLQADKPGNDILFYFPIHDIWSQRGNGAMPHFSQSGRLGSTQTVAQELLDRGYAFDFITDRLLADVQVRDGALVTGGSRYRVVLVPEMKFMPLETLRQLRRLAEAGATIVFLKSFPEDVPGLGQLEARRAAFKANIKTFREGATESDGITISPLDKGRLLLGRDLEKLLARAGVARESLVDCGLHFERRVHGKGHTYFLLNRGENSFEGWVPLQAGTRAAALFDALRAERGRAALRTGTGGRPEIFLRLAPAESVIVKSFTTPIEGPDFPYWKTAGTPEPIMGEWELRFTSGGPTLPAARKMPELKSWTRLEGPDCQAFSGTAVYRIAFARPAARATAWRLDLGRVGESARVTLNGRELAVLFSPPFQLTLPDGLLAAQNTLEIAVTNLAVNRIADLDRRDSGWKKFYNINYPARIAKNRGADGNFSAAKWTPRDSGLLGPVALTPMERFAPAPNPLPAAAGAAADGKTIDTPAVQPAIGRPTGQMPAPARHPILPDFHADPSARVFDGKLYIYPSHDAAGARNWKGMVDWHVFSTEDMVKWTDHGVISSLKDIAWADTEAWAPDCIERNGKYYFYFPAGGQIGVAVSDSPTGPFKDALGQPLVKKNEAGIRYMIDPNVFIDDDGQAYLYVGGAYQLGVVKLKEDMITRDGPIQMLDMPKFYEGAWVHKRKGIYYASYPIRPKGREGQANVMAYSTAQSPLGPWEYKGEILDNRSLNIHGSITEFKGQWYLFHHVAGPSNWERRVCVEPLSYNEDGSIKPIRIAKGTADADGLKTVPPIGGASGMGGSPGPPNPVAAPPGAKTPARSVTLCPLTSVRLLEGSPFAAAIAANRAYLLAHNPDRLLAPFLREAGLEPRAPSYENWENIGLDGHTAGHYLAALANMIASGADTPGRELQRRLDYMLAELERCQKANGDGYIGGIPGGRAFWADLAAGRFQAQRFEINGKWVPWYNIHKTFAGLRDACAGTGSGKARELLIRLGDWAERVTSGLSDQQMQDMLGAEHGGMNEVLADLHVMTGDEKYLRAARRFHHHAVLDPLIAHKDELTRKHANTQIPKVIGLERIAALTGDKEGGSGARFFWETVVRTRSVAFGGNSVAEHFNDPKNFLPVIESREGPETCNTYNMLRLTEQLFSSSPDASYADYYERALFNHILSSIHPDHPGYVYFTPLRPGHYRVYSQPEQGFWCCVGTGMENPGKYGQFIYAQAGDGLYVNLFIASELTVADSGLTLRQETSFPDEERTRLSLKLDRPATFALHLRHPAWVAEDAFAVRVNGRPVEVKSKPSSYAAIRREWRDGDRVELELPMRTTAEALPDGSPWHAILRGPILLAAPTGTDDLDGLRAGPGRGDHKPNGRLVPLDQMPSLLTTPDALPDHVKSDSAAGPLRFRLVDIVEPASAGGLPLMPFFRLHDSRYQMYWHLTSPEDFAGRKQQLAAEERVKLARETATLDSVAIGEQQPEVDHAFAGEDTETGVLRGRVWRHGKWFEYTLQTRDEKAVDLVVTYWGGDQNRRFQITANGKFLSEEALNGSARDRFIDKRYVIPADLLAKAENGVLRIRFIAEPGSLVGGVYDLRLMRPETTRE
- a CDS encoding response regulator, with protein sequence MPISVAIVEDSAAWIEELEQVIARDSGLQLTCTCRRMRSALERIPPLAPDVVLMDINLPDGSGIEATARLKDMLPRIEVLIFTVYEDTEEIFKALEAGASGYLLKRSSDVDVLNAIHNLMKGEVPMTGEIARKIIQSFQKKQPIPREYIINENLTRREMDILQALARGLSMKEIGRECSISPGTVNCHLKNIYAKLHVHSRMEAVMKFLGDPHPLTRVQM
- a CDS encoding sensor histidine kinase; its protein translation is MSTWHGEGGLPHNVINDVVRDPRGFLWLGTQGGVARFDGRYFIDYPMPDEFAQGRHEIRALAVEDERTLVMLTGHGKLVRLRDGKFEPHPADAFQGNSSAVDLAVDEMGALWIGTMAPVSLMRWDGRRMETFGPESGIGRRSSRFCIVPDGKERTWVASGEFLGWYDADGLHRHEPLPDYSVMAAKARDGGLWIAGRDRLAKFENGNLSIVLAGPDWPAARVGIQDIYETSDGVLWLATRRDGVLRLIDGKLERLPLRHDRVESINEDTDGNVWLGTNGGGLIRLKRKHHVLINSAMGMPKDASSSVTEDETGALWFANQSGGVVRIKNGLTLAIPTESGGIPYASNICADQRGTVWIGALDGLYSAVVQAHDDARTLRRLEINIAGVQTLFCARDGDVWTSWRNGRLGRLRDGKLREFTNKEGWPGKRIAGVIGRQGSCGPEIWVATNYGQLLKLAKDGESFEEQPLPPRLKTTHIYACHMDAANRFWLATSAGLLLWDEPKPMLFTCADGFPDDILYQVISDDHNRLWLSSRRGIFCVEIDKLLAAKSGPGRPVSVTLFGRDDNLEGLSGMIGGQPMTWKGRDGRVWFATYRGVAGFDATGSSIETAGEPPVYIDSLSANGVAIAIHSDNSQEPLRIGPNAMQVEFSFAALNFSSPERMHVRRVLEGFDLDWIDATGERSCVYSRLPPGKYVFRVETMGGGAPGSQSSLVIEVAAAWWQTGWFRAGIALVIVCAVAWVARRVSNRILRQRLRRLELEKALDRERARIARDLHDELGSRMSQVGFVADSVCRKAGDPRQKEKLSELVTQSRELVEDLHRIVWTVNPQNDSWQRLAAYISRYTQRLLHDTPITCTIDGVDAIPDIPVTPEIRHHFVAITKEALNNTLKYAQADHIKIQMNADNGHFKMSISDNGRGFDPAALRKDDHYGLENMRERMAEAGGRIEIKSQPGEGAQIMLDISLQYRPPHPIPGNGG